From the Teredinibacter turnerae T7901 genome, one window contains:
- a CDS encoding Na(+)-translocating NADH-quinone reductase subunit A, with the protein MIKIRRGLDLPITGEPRQSIEDGPSIRSVAVIGFDYHGMKPTMAVQEGDKVKKGQLLFTDKKTEGVRYTAPASGTVSAVNRGYQRVLQSVVIDVEGGEAETFAKYSESDLANLARQQVVDNLNDAGLWAAIRTRPFSKAPALDAVPAAIFVSAMDTNPLAADPTLIINERPQSFINGLVVLSKLTEGKLFVCHAEGASVPQSSVATYETFGGVHPAGNVGTHMHFLAPVSLERQSWSVGYQDVMAIGDLFTSGELASERVVALGGPQMENPRLVRTLVGASLEELTAGQLKAGENRMISGSVFGGRNAYGPTAFLGRYHNQVSVLAEGRERPFMHFVVPGSKRFSALPIYISTLMKGKKYDFTTSCNGSERAMVPTGSYEQVMPLDILATQLLRSLIVGDTEMAQKLGCLELDEEDLALCSFVCSGKYEYGPILRDNLTRIEKEG; encoded by the coding sequence ATGATCAAGATCCGTCGCGGATTGGATTTACCGATCACCGGGGAACCCCGGCAATCCATTGAAGATGGCCCTTCGATTCGCTCTGTCGCCGTTATAGGTTTCGATTACCACGGTATGAAACCAACAATGGCTGTTCAGGAAGGCGATAAAGTTAAGAAAGGGCAACTCCTGTTCACCGATAAAAAAACCGAAGGGGTGCGCTACACTGCACCAGCATCAGGGACTGTGTCTGCTGTTAATCGCGGTTACCAGCGCGTATTGCAGTCTGTAGTTATTGATGTTGAAGGTGGCGAAGCCGAAACTTTCGCGAAGTACAGTGAAAGTGATCTTGCAAATCTCGCACGTCAGCAGGTGGTAGACAACCTGAATGACGCGGGTTTGTGGGCGGCTATCCGTACACGTCCTTTCAGCAAGGCGCCTGCTCTGGATGCAGTGCCTGCCGCAATCTTTGTTAGCGCAATGGATACCAATCCTCTGGCTGCTGACCCAACGCTGATTATTAACGAACGCCCGCAGAGTTTTATCAACGGGCTGGTGGTGTTGAGCAAACTCACTGAGGGCAAACTGTTCGTTTGTCATGCAGAGGGTGCATCCGTACCGCAAAGCAGTGTTGCAACTTATGAAACCTTCGGTGGCGTTCACCCCGCAGGCAACGTGGGAACACACATGCATTTCCTGGCGCCGGTGAGTCTCGAACGTCAGTCATGGAGTGTTGGTTACCAGGACGTTATGGCGATAGGCGATCTGTTCACCTCGGGTGAATTGGCGTCAGAGCGCGTAGTTGCTCTCGGTGGCCCACAAATGGAGAACCCGCGGCTGGTTCGTACCCTCGTGGGCGCAAGCCTCGAAGAGCTGACCGCAGGGCAGCTTAAAGCTGGCGAAAACCGAATGATTTCAGGGTCGGTTTTTGGTGGTCGCAACGCATACGGCCCGACAGCATTCCTGGGGCGTTATCACAACCAGGTTTCGGTGCTTGCAGAAGGACGTGAACGTCCTTTTATGCATTTCGTCGTGCCAGGCTCGAAGCGCTTTTCAGCGCTGCCAATCTACATCTCTACCCTTATGAAGGGTAAAAAATACGACTTCACCACGTCCTGTAACGGCAGTGAACGGGCAATGGTGCCCACCGGCAGTTACGAGCAGGTTATGCCGCTCGATATTCTGGCGACTCAGCTGCTGCGTTCGTTGATTGTTGGTGATACCGAAATGGCTCAGAAACTGGGCTGCCTGGAACTGGATGAAGAGGACCTGGCATTGTGTAGTTTTGTTTGTTCCGGCAAATATGAGTACGGCCCCATTCTTCGCGATAACCTGACTCGTATCGAGAAGGAGGGTTAA
- a CDS encoding NADH:ubiquinone reductase (Na(+)-transporting) subunit B, producing MKALRNFFDSIEPHFHKGGKLEKWYPLFEAADTIFYQPNDVTKTTAHVRDGIDLKRVMIMVWLCVFPAMFYGMYNLGWQANTVLADMGATGIDGWRGAIIAALSGFNPDSVWDNFVYGATFFLPIYATVFIVGGFWEVLFAMKRGHEVNEGFFVTSILFALTCPPSIPLWQAALGISFGVVLGKEVFGGTGKNFLNPALTGRAFLFFAYPASMSGNAVWVAVDGYSGATALSVAAQDGMTALYSQMSWLDAFFGKMAGSIGETSTLALLIGGVVLLVTRIAAYRIVFGVILGTIATTLIYNATGDAESNPMFAMPFWWHMVLGGYAFGLFFMATDPVSASMTNAGKWWFGALIGFMVVTIRVVNPAFPEGMMLAILFGNLFAPLIDHFVVQSNIKRRLARG from the coding sequence ATGAAAGCTTTACGTAACTTCTTCGACTCTATTGAGCCGCATTTCCACAAAGGCGGCAAATTGGAAAAATGGTATCCGCTGTTCGAAGCCGCAGACACCATTTTTTATCAGCCCAATGACGTGACAAAAACCACGGCTCACGTGCGCGACGGTATCGACCTCAAACGCGTCATGATTATGGTGTGGTTGTGTGTTTTCCCAGCAATGTTCTACGGCATGTATAACCTGGGTTGGCAAGCTAACACGGTTCTTGCCGATATGGGGGCCACAGGCATTGATGGCTGGCGCGGAGCGATTATCGCGGCACTTTCTGGCTTTAACCCCGATAGCGTGTGGGATAACTTCGTTTACGGTGCAACTTTCTTCCTTCCTATATACGCCACGGTATTTATTGTTGGTGGTTTTTGGGAAGTTCTGTTCGCCATGAAACGTGGTCACGAAGTCAATGAAGGCTTTTTCGTAACATCGATTCTGTTTGCACTAACCTGCCCACCGAGTATTCCATTGTGGCAGGCTGCACTGGGCATTAGCTTCGGTGTGGTACTGGGTAAAGAGGTTTTCGGTGGTACGGGTAAGAACTTCCTCAACCCTGCATTAACCGGCCGTGCGTTTCTTTTCTTTGCGTACCCTGCGTCCATGTCAGGTAACGCCGTTTGGGTTGCTGTAGATGGGTATTCTGGCGCGACTGCGCTGTCCGTCGCTGCACAGGACGGCATGACCGCTCTCTACTCGCAAATGAGTTGGCTGGATGCCTTTTTCGGCAAAATGGCAGGTTCTATTGGTGAAACATCCACACTTGCTCTGTTAATTGGTGGTGTTGTGTTGCTGGTCACGCGCATTGCGGCGTACCGCATCGTGTTTGGTGTAATTTTGGGCACGATTGCGACCACGCTTATCTACAACGCGACCGGTGATGCAGAGTCGAATCCTATGTTCGCGATGCCGTTCTGGTGGCATATGGTGCTGGGTGGCTATGCGTTTGGTCTGTTTTTCATGGCAACCGATCCGGTATCCGCGTCAATGACCAATGCTGGTAAGTGGTGGTTTGGTGCGTTGATTGGCTTCATGGTCGTCACTATACGGGTTGTGAACCCGGCGTTCCCTGAAGGCATGATGTTGGCGATTTTGTTCGGCAATTTGTTT